TCTTCTTTATCGAACCCTGACTTGCACTTTCTAGCTATATTTTGTTGGATGTGAAAGTGGCATAGAAGCCTTTTTGCGTTCGGGAATACTTTAGAACACGCGTTTATTAGGGCAAGCTCCCTATCCGTGACTATCACACGCGGCATCATACATTCATGCAATATTGACTTGATCCGCTCAAGCACCCACACGTAGTTACCCCTTCGTTCTTTACAAATAACGGCATGTGCGATACAAAAAGACTTCCCAGTCGACGTCATACCCACAACCTGGACAAATGGCATGTTGTAGAGGTTTGTTTTGTAGGTCGCGTCGATCAACATCACGtgcgggaatgcacgccacatagTGATTGAATAAGGATGAACAAAGAAAATCTCTGTTACGACATCTGTTTTGGGATCTTGTCGGGTGTCGTAAATGAATCGGCGGTCATGCAGCAGGCTTTCCAGTGCCTGAATAGGATTCTTTCCGTCCATTATTGTCGCTCTAATTTTTTGTACCGCATTTTGCACGTCTTTCTGAACGTGCAGGCTGTCGGGGAACTGCTTTCTTAGGGTTTGAAATATGATAcgtggctccatgttttgagcagtTAGCTGCTCCACTAGCTTGTATTCGGCTTTAGTAAATCTTCGCACAAAAGCGTGGCCCAACAGACTCGTCGTAGGTTCGTGGTTATGGTTCGCACAGTCCACTTTTAACTCCCACGTGTCGTTCATCACGTCCCGGATGGCGAGTAATGAAAATGGGCAGCCGATTTTTTTGCTACCAGCTTTCCTAACTGTTGCTTTACTACGGTGTTCACCACTACGGTCGCACACAAGCCATACCATCCCAGTAGTACCGCCAATATTTTTTGATCGGCGAGTAACAATTACGTAACCATTATCCTTTCCCgtttcttgtacccaattcttcaaatcagttagagacatgaaacgctaaaaaaagttacgttaataataatataatcgaaacttcagggaccatttgtgtcaaaaaaacattaataataataataacaataataataataataataataataataataataataataatataatcgaAACTCATACTTCAGGTACTAATATGGTTATTATTGAAACTATTTTAACAGAATGATTTAACAAGGTTAACTTTCATATAAAGATTTCATCTTTAAACACTAACTCAGTTAGCATACTTAACTGAACAGTatagggaccatttgtgtcaatttttgaaacttcagggactatttttgtcaattttcgaaacttcagggaccatttttgtcaattttcgaaagttcagggaccatttttgtcaattttcgaaacttcagggaccatttttgtcaattttcgaaagttcagggaccatttttgcaattttcgaaagttcagggaccatttttatcaattttcgaaagttcagggaccatttttgtcaattttcgaaacttcagggaccattttgtcaattttcaaaactttagggactgttttgtcaattttttgaaacttcagggactattttcgtaaaatttgaaacttcagggactttatattgtttttggcacttaactggactaactgagttctctaactcagttagtggtccCTTGTATTAAATGCTAACCTAGTTAGGATATAACTATGatttaactaactaagttaggtttAAACTAACCATTTTGTTAATtagactaactagattattattataaaaagaatacaatttttaataataataataattataattataatatttttaacaacaacaataataataataataataataacaataataataataataataataataataataattaaagtatttaacaataataacaataacaataattattataattatattatttttaacaataataataataataataataataataacaattataattataataataataacaataattattTTAATGTGATACCTCATTTACTTGAAATGGATTGCCCGGGGTAGATGGTTCATAAAGTGATGTGTTACGGGACTCATAaccatatccaccatgttcttcgtatccaccgtatccaacTTCATCCCTAGATCTATCGTATACACTGtaaccaccttcacccccgtatccactgTAACCACCGTCACCCCCATATCTATCGTATCCACCGTAGCCCCCATATCCACTGtaaccaccttcacccccgtatccaccatcaccaccgtaTCCACTGTAACTTCCGTATCCACCTTCATCCCCGTATACCCCATAACCCGGATACGATTGCTGCGAcgggtaatatggttcatcaacaggtgcattctcaacaccgtatccactttgttgcacgtacggagattcatacccgtatccgtaatctggacacacttgatgcgccgggtaatttggttcatcaacaggtggagtGGGAGTCTTGTTCAAGTCTGGCAACTGTGTTTCTTGATTAACAGGGActccagacacaacctcctcctcctcattggcagcatttgatccccatgtgtcgttagaataacgattaccgaaataattatccttccaaaatgatgacattttaacaagGTTGAACCAAAAACTAACAATTtactgaagaagaagatgaaaaggaaagcaAAGTATATGTCGGGTGATGGGTAACAGATATGAATGGAGGGATAAATAGACTTTCATCTGGCatgtcaatacgcagcgtattgatCCCTACTCACCGTATTACTTTATTCACGTGCCCTGGACAACATCGTATCAGGTCAAATCAGTCTACCAATACgatgcgtattgatcaatacgcacccTATGTAAGACTGATTTGACATGGTACTAGGTTTGACTGTCTGGTCGTCCACCTACcacttatatacgctgcgtattgaccaatacgcagcgtattcaggtaaccctatacgctgcgtattgaccaatacgcggCGTATGCAAACCCTAATTGTGCAGATAGCCTGACTTGGTGTGCAGATAGTGAGAGCCTTCGAAAATCCAAGACAGCATTTAAGCAATATCGTATTTGAAGAAAAGACATACTCACATCACACTAGAAACGTATATATTTCTGATTTCAGATAACGGCAAATCGTCGGAGGCGATGCAAAAGCACCAAAACCCGAAGGAGTTAAATGAGTTGTAATCTGTGTGAAAATGAACGACTCCTCGACCCATATATACCCTCCCACCCCAATACTCCTCGCTTGGATTTAGCTTGGAAAAAATCGCTCAATATGACTTGGTTTGAACCTGAGCTGAGCCGGCTCGGCTCGTAACGGGCCGGATTAACTCGGTTTAACTCGCTTGATAACTCAACTCGGCAGGGGCAGACCTAGTGTAGGTCCAGGCGTAGCACgagctacggctcaacttttttcCGGTAGTGTAAATAAAAATTTCGATTTTTATACATAGAACACCTCTGAACAACTACGaggacaaccctcaaaattcttttttttttacaaactaaTTATAAGCCCAAATAATACATTAGGTTAGcccaaataaccaaataatgGCCCAATAGTAATACATTAGATTAGCCCAAATAACCGCCCAAATAACCAAATAATAGCCCAATAGTGTATTAGATTGAATGGGCGGCAGATTCAATGATCAGGGGATATCAAAGGTCGAGACTCGAGACTTCACTTGCTGCTGACCTGTTGTCGACGTCCAGAACACACGAACAAGGGATTTCTTTGCTGACTTGTTGCTGTCGACGTCCACTCCAGACTCCACACACGAACTACTTGTTGCTGACCTGCTGTGACTATCGACGGATTGCTTGCTGTCATCGCAGGATGCAGGTAACAGGTTTAATAAATATTGGTAATTGGTTAGTTtaattattgattgtttgattgttgttaCTTATTGTTATTGGCCGATCATATCGAATAAATATTGGTTAgtttgattattgattgtttgattgttgttaCTTATTGCTGATTATTGATTGTTTGTTTAGACGATCATATCGAACAACAGAAGATCACAGACGAATAGACGATCATCGAACAGAGTCACATACGAATAGACGATCATATCGAACAAAAGATTAGTTGATTATTGGTTAGTTTTATTAGTTTTATTCTTGTTACTTGTTGTTATTGGCTGATTATTGGTTATTagtttgattgttgattgattgtttgAATCTTTTGAAGTGATGACGAAACCAAACTCCAAAAAAACAAGCTTTAATTGGGaactttttcaaaagaaaatacGTGATGATGATACAATTTCGAATGAAACAACTCCTCCGAATGTTGACGTTGATTCAAGTCCGAATGTTGATAATGATAATATCCAAGCAAATGATGACATTGATGCAAGTCCGAATGTTGATAAtgataatgtcacaccccaaccgatggcggaatcatcggggcgcggcactaggcgaatcagattgctcaatagaatccataacaactatattgcgataatatttattacattcgttatcccatactaacaaataatacaatcacataagtcatcacagatttcttgtcctctcgaacaattcaaatccgacaacctagcttttaggtgagtttctagacttcctagcttgatttgatgtaggcTTCAACTagtcctgcaacatacgttaaaataatgtcaatacaaaagtattggcgagtatacaggtttgatatgtaatagaataatagattaaaagtgctgcgaatttccatatgcacaaacgtaatacacgacatatatactcacaaaactgatactaccagctaagtcctcgatgctcgactcttcgatggcataactagaccccgtcgggcgtaATAGTATTATACTAGttgtggtgggacgtcacgagtataagtcctagcatacatgcaactagcatcacgtatatctatgcaaacagttattcgcaagtgataaattgacaatttgaatcattcgtttgataagttcgatttataaggaacgtatgttacacccaaaattcgataaaagggggtcaagtatactcacagtgcgtatttggttggattgatGGGATGATGCCTGAGAATGCCCTCATTTCAGACTGATTACATGAGTATTGGATTACGCGTTAGATGGTATCGGAATACACGAAATTGGACGAAGTTAGATCGAAGGTTGGCCCATTCggataggctgttcgatcgaatggtcagctcgatcgagtgggctgctcgatcggccagcccgtccgatcggctagcctggccgatcggctgggccgctcgaacggccagcctgtccagctgtttttCGACGATATTCGCGTATTTTCGGTGGTTTGGTCGGGACGTTGttgtgacgtgttgaacaactgaaatcccatcaatttccgacctgttctaacggccgggaatca
The Helianthus annuus cultivar XRQ/B chromosome 6, HanXRQr2.0-SUNRISE, whole genome shotgun sequence genome window above contains:
- the LOC110887801 gene encoding PKS-NRPS hybrid synthetase CHGG_01239-like; protein product: MTASNPSIVTAGQQQVVRVWSLEWTSTATSQQRNPLFVCSGRRQQQSYPGYGVYGDEGGYGSYSGYGGDGGYGGEGGYSGYGGYGGYDRYGGDGGYSGYGGEGGYSVYDRSRDEVGYGGYEEHGGYGYESRNTSLYEPSTPGNPFQVNENWVQETGKDNGYVIVTRRSKNIGGTTGMVWLVCDRSGEHRSKATVRKAGSKKIGCPFSLLAIRDVMNDTWELKVDCANHNHEPTTSLLGHAFVRRFTKAEYKLVEQLTAQNMEPRIIFQTLRKQFPDSLHVQKDVQNAVQKIRATIMDGKNPIQALESLLHDRRFIYDTRQDPKTDVVTEIFFVHPYSITMWRAFPHVMLIDATYKTNLYNMPFVQVVGMTSTGKSFCIAHAVICKERRGNYVWVLERIKSILHECMMPRVIVTDRELALINACSKVFPNAKRLLCHFHIQQNIARKCKSGFDKEDWGKFMSYWRTLCESSSEAMYKYNLEKMYNRLVVANRESVYDYVYENWLKDYKEMFVYAWTDKCRNFGQRTTNRVESQHANLKRYITRGSSLERIARCIIDIVETQYDEIQKSFTKSIEKTMNHHRH